In Nicotiana tabacum cultivar K326 chromosome 21, ASM71507v2, whole genome shotgun sequence, one DNA window encodes the following:
- the LOC107803807 gene encoding putative pectinesterase/pectinesterase inhibitor 61, with protein sequence MYYGRIDKQPKPKDPSRRQILPNSADDNINATSNPRRVKLLLLILSTILILTSAISAAVLVTVRNKTGPTPTLLHSKPTVAMSHTCSRTRFRTLCLNSLHEFPGALSASDDDLVHISVNLTLQRFGKALYMASDISNLYMNTRIRSAYEDCLELLEESIDLLARSLTSVSPGAGKSNNHDVLTWLSAALTNQDTCTEGFADVNGNVKDQMTEKLRDLSELVSNSLAIFAAMNGDDDFSGVPIQNRRRRLMGSNDAVSAKDEDFAPFPKWLNRKERMLLETPVSAIQADIIVSKDGNGSFKTIAEAIKKVPEYSNRRIIIYVKTGRYEEDNLKIGRKKTNVMFIGDGKDKTVITGGKSVSQNLTTFHTASFAATGAGFIVRDITFENYAGPSKHQAVALRIGADHAVVYRCNIIGYQDTLYVHSQRQFYRECDIYGTVDFIFGNAAVVLQNCSIYARKPMDFQKNTITAQNRKDPNQNTGISIHACKIAAASDLAASKGSFPTYLGRPWKLYSRTVVMLSNLGDHIHPRGWLEWNATFALETLYYGEYMNYGLGAAVGQRVTWPGYRVITSVEEASRFTVAQFIFGSSWLPSTGVAFLAGLNI encoded by the exons ATGTACTATGGCCGGATAGACAAACAACCCAAACCTAAAGATCCCTCTCGCCGACAAATACTCCCAAACTCCGCAGACGACAATATTAATGCCACCTCAAACCCCCGCAGAGTTAAACTCTTACTACTCATTTTATCCACTATCCTTATACTTACCTCTGCAATTTCTGCCGCTGTTTTAGTTACTGTCCGAAATAAAACCGGTCCCACTCCCACATTGCTTCATTCCAAGCCTACCGTAGCCATGTCACATACCTGTAGTCGCACTCGTTTCAGAACCCTCTGTTTAAACTCTTTGCATGAATTCCCTGGCGCACTCTCTGCCTCTGACGACGACCTCGTTCACATTTCCGTCAATTTGACGCTCCAACGTTTTGGCAAAGCACTTTACATGGCTTCCGACATTAGCAACCTTTACATGAACACACGGATAAGGTCGGCTTACGAGGATTGTCTAGAGCTGCTAGAAGAATCAATTGACCTTTTAGCCCGTTCCTTAACCTCCGTCTCCCCCGGCGCCGGGAAGTCAAACAATCACGACGTGCTGACGTGGCTTAGCGCCGCTCTCACCAACCAGGACACGTGTACGGAGGGTTTCGCTGACGTTAACGGGAACGTTAAGGATCAGATGACGGAAAAATTAAGGGATTTGTCGGAGCTAGTAAGCAATAGTCTGGCCATTTTTGCGGCCATGAACGGCGACGATGATTTCTCCGGTGTTCCGATACAGAATCGACGGAGGAGATTAATGGGATCAAATGATGCAGTGTCGGCAAAAGACGAGGATTTTGCGCCTTTTCCAAAATGGTTGAATAGGAAGGAGCGAATGTTACTGGAGACGCCAGTGTCGGCAATACAAGCAGATATAATTGTGTCAAAGGACGGTAACGGTTCGTTCAAGACAATTGCGGAGGCTATTAAGAAGGTCCCAGAATACAGTAATCGTCGGATAATAATTTACGTCAAGACAGGAag GTATGAAGAGGATAACCTGAAAATTGGGAGGAAAAAGACGAACGTGATGTTTATAGGAGATGGAAAAGACAAGACGGTGATAACAGGAGGGAAAAGCGTATCACAGAATCTGACGACATTCCATACCGCGTCTTTTG CGGCAACTGGAGCTGGTTTCATTGTAAGGGACATCACATTTGAGAACTACGCTGGACCAAGCAAACATCAAGCAGTAGCTCTTCGCATTGGCGCTGATCATGCTGTGGTCTATCGTTGCAATATCATCGGATACCAAGACACTCTCTACGTACACTCTCAGCGCCAATTCTATCGCGAGTGTGATATCTATGGTACCGTTGATTTCATCTTCGGTAATGCAGCAGTAGTCCTTCAAAACTGCAGCATCTACGCTCGAAAGCCCATGGACTTCCAAAAGAACACCATCACTGCCCAAAACAGGAAGGATCCCAATCAAAACACTGGCATTTCAATCCATGCTTGCAAAATCGCAGCCGCATCTGACCTCGCGGCTTCCAAAGGAAGCTTCCCCACTTATCTTGGTCGACCGTGGAAGTTGTACTCTCGAACCGTTGTCATGTTATCTAACTTGGGTGATCATATACACCCGCGCGGTTGGTTAGAGTGGAATGCTACATTCGCACTTGAGACATTGTATTATGGCGAGTATATGAACTATGGACTGGGAGCAGCCGTGGGGCAACGAGTGACTTGGCCAGGATATCGGGTGATCACGTCCGTGGAAGAGGCCAGCAGGTTCACCGTTGCACAATTCATTTTCGGATCGTCGTGGTTGCCTTCAACTGGGGTGGCTTTCTTGGCAGGGTTGAATATCTGA